In the genome of Streptomyces sp. NBC_00433, the window CTCAAGGTCAACACCGTGCTGATGCGCGGAGTCAACGACGACGAGGCGCCCGACCTGCTCGGCTGGGCCCTGGAGCACGGCTATGAGCTGCGCTTCATCGAGCAGATGCCGCTCGACGCCCAACACGGCTGGCAGCGCGGCGACATGGTCACCGCCGACGAGATCATCGGCAGCCTGCGCTCCCGCTTCACCCTCACCCCGGAAGGCGAGTCCGTCCGCGGCTCGGCGCCCGCGGAGCGCTGGCTGGTGGACGGCGGCCCGGCCCGGGTCGGCGTGATCGGCTCGGTCACCCGGCCCTTCTGCCGGGCCTGCGACCGCACCCGGCTGACCGCCGACGGCCAGGTGCGCAACTGCCTCTTCGCCCGCGAGGAGTCCGACCTGCGCGGCCCTCTGCGCTCCGGCGCGTCCGACGCGGAGGTCGCCGCCCTGTGGCGGGCGGCGATGTGGGGCAAGAAGGCGGGCTCGGGTCTTGACGACCCGGCCTTCCTCCAGCCGGACCGCCCGATGTCGGCGATCGGCGGCTGACCGCCGCTCGTGCCGCGGGCGGCGGAATCGTCCGCGCCGGCGCGCGGCTCATCCGCGGGCGGCGGGACCCCCGTCGGCGGAGCCGTCCGCGCCGGCGCGCGGCTCCCACTCGGCCAGCGCCACCACGTCCTTGAGGAAGCCGCGCATGTCGAGGAACTGCGCCAGGTGCGCGCGGTGTTCGTCGCACGCCACCCACGTCTTGCGCCGCTCCGGCGTGTGCAGCTTCGGGTTGTTCCACGCCAGCACCCACACGGCGGCCGTGCGGCATCCCTTGGCCGAGCAGATCGGCGTCTCGTCGTTCACGCGCCCCAGTAAACCCCACCCGCGGGCCCGCCCGACCGTGCCCGTCCGGGCCTGGACATGGCGACGCCGGGCAGCCACGGGGGGAGCCGCCCGGCGTCGGTCCGTCGCCCCGACGGGGGATGCGGAGCGCCTA includes:
- the moaA gene encoding GTP 3',8-cyclase MoaA, which codes for MLIDTYGRVATDLRVSLTDRCNLRCTYCMPEEGLQWLARPDLLTDDEIVRMVRIAVTDLGVTEVRFTGGEPLLRPGLAGIVERCAALDPRPRMSLTTNGIGLRRTAAALRAAGLDRVNVSLDTLRPAVFHTLTRRDRHADVIAGLAAASAAGLAPLKVNTVLMRGVNDDEAPDLLGWALEHGYELRFIEQMPLDAQHGWQRGDMVTADEIIGSLRSRFTLTPEGESVRGSAPAERWLVDGGPARVGVIGSVTRPFCRACDRTRLTADGQVRNCLFAREESDLRGPLRSGASDAEVAALWRAAMWGKKAGSGLDDPAFLQPDRPMSAIGG